In Fluviicola taffensis DSM 16823, the following are encoded in one genomic region:
- a CDS encoding efflux RND transporter periplasmic adaptor subunit, translating to MKRKNILYIVIVAVVTVVIVCFISYSGGENEPAKTEEAHEEHEGEAITTKEVELNQAQFNASGIELGTFEMKNLSAVINANGYTKLPPQNQADVSVLVTGVVRSINVIEGQFVKKGQTIAVIESLEFTKLQEAYLTSKSNLEYLTTEYERQKTLNDENVNSKKALQRAKSDYETEKARNASLKKQLSTLNLSGSGGAISTMSVKAPISGYITEVNVKIGTNAEPGKPMFTIVDNSKMHVDLLVYEKDLQKVKTGQTVRFILTNQDNVEIKGKIFSIGKAFENETKSVAVHADILNDKQILIPGMYVNALIDIGLNNVKALPVDAVVKADGREFIFVLEEHAKEENHDEEAGHEHGDGHEHSEGKTYHFQRIEVKTGTTQLGYVQVTILQDIPANAQIVLKGAYYIQSHLLKSEGGGGHEH from the coding sequence ATGAAAAGAAAAAACATTTTATATATAGTGATCGTAGCTGTTGTAACAGTTGTGATCGTCTGTTTCATTTCCTATTCCGGAGGTGAAAATGAACCTGCAAAAACAGAGGAAGCACATGAGGAACATGAAGGAGAAGCAATCACCACGAAAGAGGTTGAATTGAATCAGGCTCAGTTTAATGCATCGGGCATTGAATTGGGAACCTTTGAAATGAAAAATTTGAGCGCCGTAATCAATGCAAATGGGTACACCAAATTACCTCCGCAAAACCAAGCAGATGTTTCGGTTCTTGTTACAGGAGTTGTGCGCAGTATCAATGTTATTGAAGGTCAGTTCGTGAAGAAAGGACAGACCATTGCGGTCATTGAAAGTTTAGAGTTTACCAAACTTCAGGAAGCATACTTAACCTCTAAAAGCAACTTGGAATACCTGACAACTGAATATGAACGTCAGAAGACCTTGAATGATGAAAACGTCAATTCGAAGAAAGCCTTACAACGTGCAAAATCAGACTACGAAACAGAAAAAGCACGGAATGCATCCTTGAAAAAACAACTCAGCACCCTGAATTTATCGGGATCAGGCGGTGCAATTTCTACCATGTCGGTGAAAGCGCCAATCAGCGGATACATTACGGAAGTGAACGTGAAAATTGGAACGAATGCTGAACCTGGAAAGCCCATGTTTACCATTGTAGACAATTCGAAAATGCACGTCGATCTATTGGTGTATGAGAAAGACCTCCAAAAAGTGAAGACAGGTCAAACCGTTCGTTTCATCCTCACCAATCAGGACAATGTGGAAATCAAAGGAAAGATTTTCAGCATTGGAAAAGCCTTTGAGAATGAAACCAAATCGGTTGCCGTTCATGCCGACATTCTTAACGACAAACAAATTTTGATTCCCGGAATGTATGTAAATGCATTAATTGATATAGGCTTGAATAATGTGAAAGCTTTACCAGTTGATGCCGTAGTAAAAGCAGACGGAAGAGAATTCATTTTTGTATTGGAAGAACACGCCAAAGAAGAGAACCACGATGAAGAAGCGGGGCATGAACATGGTGACGGACATGAACACAGCGAAGGTAAAACCTACCATTTTCAACGAATCGAAGTGAAAACGGGAACTACCCAATTGGGATATGTTCAGGTTACGATTTTACAAGATATTCCTGCGAATGCGCAAATTGTATTGAAAGGCGCATACTACATTCAAAGCCATTTGTTGAAAAGCGAAGGTGGCGGAGGACACGAACATTAA
- a CDS encoding M28 family peptidase codes for MLKYWVLSLIGSFPALTFAQDARVESILEEFNTDSLNSQVQKLSGEIPLVIGGQSHVISSRLYNQPGNVLTFKYAKERFMQAGLEIDSLVFSANGKNLFGIKKGTIFPERVCIIGAHYDNLPTGILAPGADDNASGCAVVLESARIMGEMEFPNTIIFALWDEEELGLIGSTAYTAQQQIHGDSLLGYINLDMLGWDGNNDNLTEVHVRPIANSLSLMQMVIDCNELYNIGLNIEIVNPGSVNSDHFPFWQKGYSAIGINEEYVGDFNPNWHQTSDVFSAFNHQYFEANSRLALASFATLALNKSGNLSDEEAISNSILFPNPASDIVYIQFEQAILSELNVSITDNLGRMVFVSDYEKVDQITIPATEFRAGFYRIQINTGEIQKNFSFIKN; via the coding sequence ATGTTGAAATATTGGGTTCTTTCGTTAATTGGCAGTTTTCCTGCCCTTACTTTTGCACAAGATGCAAGAGTGGAAAGTATATTGGAGGAATTCAATACGGATTCGCTAAACAGTCAAGTGCAAAAACTGAGTGGCGAAATTCCGCTTGTTATAGGCGGACAGTCTCATGTTATTTCATCCCGATTATACAATCAGCCGGGCAATGTTCTGACGTTTAAATATGCGAAAGAGCGCTTTATGCAGGCGGGATTAGAAATTGACTCACTCGTGTTTTCTGCCAACGGCAAGAATTTATTCGGAATCAAGAAAGGAACAATATTTCCCGAAAGGGTTTGCATCATTGGTGCGCATTACGACAATTTACCAACTGGAATTTTAGCTCCGGGTGCGGACGATAACGCAAGTGGTTGTGCCGTTGTTTTGGAATCGGCTCGAATCATGGGCGAAATGGAATTTCCAAACACCATTATTTTCGCACTTTGGGACGAAGAAGAACTGGGATTGATCGGCAGTACAGCTTACACGGCACAGCAACAAATTCATGGGGATTCTTTGCTTGGTTATATCAATCTTGATATGCTCGGATGGGACGGAAACAATGACAATCTTACGGAAGTTCACGTAAGACCAATAGCAAATTCACTAAGCCTCATGCAAATGGTGATTGATTGCAATGAACTTTACAACATTGGGTTGAATATTGAAATTGTGAACCCGGGAAGCGTAAACAGCGATCATTTTCCATTTTGGCAAAAAGGATATTCAGCTATTGGTATTAATGAAGAATATGTAGGTGATTTTAACCCGAACTGGCATCAGACTAGCGATGTCTTTTCAGCATTCAATCACCAGTATTTCGAAGCGAATAGCCGTTTGGCGCTTGCATCATTTGCAACACTTGCCCTGAATAAAAGTGGTAATCTCAGCGATGAAGAAGCAATTAGCAATTCCATTTTGTTCCCCAATCCTGCTTCCGATATTGTTTACATTCAATTCGAACAGGCAATTTTAAGCGAACTGAATGTTAGCATTACTGATAATCTAGGACGAATGGTATTTGTTTCAGATTATGAAAAAGTCGATCAGATCACTATTCCTGCGACGGAATTTCGTGCAGGCTTTTATAGAATCCAAATCAACACAGGAGAAATTCAAAAGAACTTCTCCTTCATAAAGAATTGA
- a CDS encoding heavy metal translocating P-type ATPase: MINKDPNHVHTYDAQGRMTCCSLEEKIDAKSGTPHIHKQDHDHEDEDGHDHDHSNSERPAWMQYAPAIVSFALLLTGILFEQVFKPAFFEGTIKLIWYLVAYIPVGLPVMIDAGKSIAKGAFFSEFFLMTIATVGAFFIGEYSEGVAVMVFYSVGELFQTLAVNRAKRSIKALLDIRPDTVNVMRDGKLKTVSPSEVQIDEVIQVKSGEKVALDGELISDSASFNTAALTGESKPDNKGKGEAVLAGMINLQSVSDIKVTALYKDSKLSKILEMVQDATSRKSQTQLFISKFAKVYTPIVVFLAVGICLLPYLFISDYQFKEWLYRSLVFLVISCPCALVISIPLGYFGGIGLASRNGILFKGSNYLDVMTKIDTVVMDKTGTLTKGVFKVQEVVSEGIEKEELVRLTASIESKSTHPIASAIVEYAGDSVKNAKIEAVEEISGHGLKGKIDGKEVLAGNLKLLKKFNIGFDSEIEKIVETIVVVAVDGNYAGYITIADEIKEDAQQAIKDLHTLQIKTVMLSGDKQSIVDRVAKVLSVDDAFGDLLPENKVEKVQALKDQKRTLAFVGDGVNDAPVIALADAGIAMGGLGSDATIETADIVIQNDEPSKIVTAIKIGRITKKIVWQNIILAMAVKAIVLALGAGGIATLWEAVFADVGVALLAILNAVRIQRMKL, from the coding sequence ATGATTAATAAAGATCCAAATCACGTTCACACCTACGATGCACAAGGCAGAATGACGTGTTGCTCATTGGAAGAAAAAATAGACGCAAAAAGCGGTACTCCTCATATTCACAAACAAGATCATGATCACGAAGATGAAGACGGGCATGACCACGACCATTCAAACAGTGAAAGACCTGCTTGGATGCAATACGCTCCAGCAATTGTCAGCTTTGCACTTTTGCTGACAGGAATCTTATTCGAACAAGTTTTCAAACCTGCTTTTTTTGAAGGAACGATCAAACTCATTTGGTACTTGGTAGCTTACATTCCAGTTGGTCTTCCCGTAATGATTGATGCGGGAAAATCCATTGCAAAAGGAGCATTCTTTTCCGAGTTCTTCTTAATGACCATTGCAACGGTTGGCGCATTCTTCATAGGCGAATATTCTGAAGGAGTTGCAGTAATGGTTTTCTATTCCGTTGGGGAACTGTTCCAAACCTTAGCGGTGAACCGTGCGAAAAGAAGTATCAAAGCCTTATTGGATATTCGACCTGATACGGTTAATGTAATGCGCGACGGAAAATTGAAAACTGTTTCTCCATCAGAAGTTCAGATCGATGAAGTGATCCAAGTGAAATCAGGGGAGAAAGTCGCTTTGGATGGTGAATTGATCTCTGATTCGGCTTCTTTCAATACTGCTGCACTAACAGGAGAAAGTAAACCCGACAACAAAGGAAAAGGTGAAGCGGTTTTGGCGGGAATGATTAACCTGCAATCCGTTTCCGATATAAAGGTTACTGCCTTATACAAAGACAGTAAATTGTCGAAGATTCTCGAAATGGTTCAGGATGCCACTTCACGCAAATCACAAACGCAATTATTCATTTCCAAATTCGCTAAAGTCTATACACCAATTGTGGTGTTTTTGGCAGTGGGAATTTGTTTGCTTCCATATCTCTTTATCTCAGATTACCAGTTTAAAGAATGGCTATACCGATCATTGGTTTTCCTTGTGATTTCTTGTCCTTGTGCCTTAGTGATTTCAATTCCGCTCGGTTACTTCGGAGGCATTGGTTTAGCATCCCGAAACGGAATACTCTTTAAAGGATCGAACTACCTTGATGTAATGACCAAAATAGATACGGTTGTTATGGACAAAACAGGTACTCTCACCAAAGGAGTTTTCAAAGTTCAGGAAGTAGTGTCAGAAGGAATAGAGAAAGAAGAGTTAGTAAGACTTACAGCATCCATCGAAAGTAAATCCACGCATCCAATCGCATCTGCAATTGTTGAATATGCGGGAGATTCCGTAAAAAACGCAAAGATTGAAGCCGTAGAAGAGATTTCAGGACACGGCTTAAAAGGAAAGATAGACGGAAAAGAAGTGTTGGCTGGAAATTTGAAACTGTTGAAGAAGTTCAATATAGGGTTCGATTCGGAGATTGAAAAGATTGTAGAAACCATTGTTGTAGTTGCCGTTGATGGAAACTATGCAGGTTATATTACCATAGCAGACGAAATCAAAGAAGATGCACAGCAAGCCATCAAGGATCTGCACACTCTTCAGATCAAAACCGTTATGCTTTCAGGCGACAAACAAAGTATCGTAGACAGAGTTGCAAAAGTTCTTTCCGTAGATGATGCATTTGGAGATTTGCTTCCTGAAAACAAAGTGGAGAAAGTACAGGCTTTGAAGGATCAGAAAAGAACTCTTGCATTTGTGGGTGATGGCGTGAACGATGCGCCTGTAATCGCCTTAGCTGATGCAGGTATTGCCATGGGTGGATTGGGAAGTGATGCAACAATCGAAACCGCCGACATCGTCATTCAAAATGATGAACCCTCAAAAATTGTAACAGCTATTAAAATCGGACGAATCACTAAGAAAATTGTTTGGCAGAATATCATTTTAGCAATGGCAGTAAAGGCAATTGTGTTGGCTCTCGGAGCAGGTGGTATCGCAACACTTTGGGAAGCTGTTTTTGCCGATGTTGGAGTTGCATTATTAGCGATTTTGAATGCAGTTCGAATCCAACGAATGAAATTGTAA